Proteins encoded together in one Halalkaliarchaeum sp. AArc-CO window:
- a CDS encoding carboxypeptidase regulatory-like domain-containing protein, with translation MSDQDPSPTRRSSTLGTPDRHCVDEQSGRQFLADRRAIEGLPVRLVIALVVGVASLSVMMGMLSGIEGLAVTELDAQPEPEIVTPGEQSIEVTVIDPEGTPVADATVVIRGGTAQHDGVAYAETDENGVATVEVDPELRANQPDGTLTIDIKPPAGSNYADERSNTEILVIAE, from the coding sequence ATGTCCGATCAGGATCCATCACCGACTCGGCGCTCATCCACCCTCGGAACCCCCGACAGACACTGTGTCGACGAACAGTCTGGCCGACAGTTTCTGGCGGACCGGCGCGCGATCGAGGGGTTACCCGTCCGACTGGTCATCGCGCTCGTGGTCGGCGTCGCCTCGCTCAGCGTCATGATGGGGATGCTCTCGGGGATAGAGGGACTGGCAGTCACCGAACTCGACGCACAACCAGAGCCGGAGATCGTCACGCCGGGCGAGCAGTCGATCGAGGTGACCGTGATCGATCCCGAAGGAACGCCAGTCGCAGACGCGACGGTGGTAATCCGAGGTGGGACTGCCCAACACGACGGCGTCGCATACGCCGAAACGGACGAAAATGGGGTTGCGACCGTGGAAGTCGATCCCGAACTCCGGGCGAACCAGCCCGACGGAACGTTGACGATCGACATCAAACCCCCCGCCGGATCGAACTACGCCGACGAGCGTTCCAACACGGAGATACTCGTGATCGCAGAGTGA
- a CDS encoding ATP-binding protein has product MHVLGRDGEESSRPRGGEESPRPTVTLGRFLARDGSTGAPVEFDIDTPHAGLVVGKRGSGKSYTLGVLAEALAETPGVTPIVADPMGAFQGLADGATADVRARFVSEPRVPADSLPPQIWPKLFGIGPTSAAGSLLWRVAEQRSTLADMLASVDGEADRIAVDARPETRRAVRNYLRLAESWGVFDPDGLSPSALLSSDATVLDLSGTSAAPLGVLLRTIATGLYETCLASRPDRLPWLLLDEAHVAFDGIAGPALETLSTRGRTPGVSFVAATQRPGTLPSTVVSQADVMIAHELTAEDDLAALSAAAPTYLAVDVREKLPRTTGTALVIDDATGGVHTVSIRRRRTSHRGGSPRVSDSEGDR; this is encoded by the coding sequence GTGCACGTTCTCGGACGTGACGGCGAAGAGAGCTCTCGCCCACGCGGCGGTGAAGAGAGTCCTCGGCCGACGGTGACACTCGGGCGATTCCTGGCCAGGGACGGGAGCACCGGTGCACCCGTCGAATTCGACATCGACACCCCCCATGCCGGTCTCGTCGTCGGAAAGCGGGGGAGTGGGAAGTCGTACACGCTCGGCGTGCTGGCGGAGGCGCTCGCGGAGACGCCGGGGGTGACGCCGATCGTTGCCGATCCGATGGGCGCCTTCCAGGGGTTGGCCGACGGTGCGACGGCCGATGTTCGGGCGAGGTTCGTTTCCGAGCCTCGAGTCCCGGCGGATTCGCTCCCGCCGCAAATCTGGCCGAAGCTGTTCGGGATCGGCCCGACCTCGGCGGCCGGGAGCCTGCTGTGGCGTGTCGCCGAGCAGCGATCCACGCTGGCGGACATGCTCGCGTCTGTCGACGGGGAAGCCGATCGAATCGCGGTCGATGCGCGCCCCGAAACCCGGCGTGCGGTTCGAAACTACCTCCGGCTCGCGGAGTCGTGGGGTGTGTTCGATCCCGACGGGCTGTCTCCGTCGGCGCTGCTGTCGTCGGATGCGACGGTTCTCGACCTGTCGGGGACGTCCGCCGCTCCGCTGGGGGTTCTCCTCCGGACGATCGCGACGGGACTGTACGAGACCTGTCTCGCGAGTCGCCCAGACCGGCTGCCGTGGCTCCTTCTGGACGAGGCACACGTCGCGTTCGACGGGATCGCCGGCCCGGCTCTGGAGACCCTTTCGACCCGCGGACGTACCCCGGGAGTGAGCTTCGTCGCCGCCACCCAGCGTCCGGGGACGTTGCCGTCCACCGTCGTTTCACAGGCGGACGTGATGATCGCACACGAACTCACCGCCGAGGACGACCTCGCGGCGTTGTCGGCTGCAGCTCCGACGTACCTCGCGGTCGACGTTCGGGAGAAACTCCCTCGAACGACCGGCACCGCGCTGGTGATCGACGACGCGACCGGAGGTGTCCACACCGTCTCGATCCGGAGACGACGGACCTCCCACAGAGGTGGCTCTCCCCGGGTGAGCGATTCCGAAGGCGACAGGTAA